In a genomic window of Halobiforma lacisalsi AJ5:
- a CDS encoding winged helix-turn-helix transcriptional regulator, with protein sequence MAHESRSPPLSDGEHPARELMDLLGRAHALAILYYVTRREQRPWRFNELEAELDISPNTLSKRLEELTDAGLLTRRSYDEIPPRVEYEATTKAQELNPIFKDLHVWAERHWPEVNEAFENEEN encoded by the coding sequence ATGGCCCACGAGAGCCGATCACCACCGCTATCGGACGGCGAACACCCCGCTCGAGAGCTGATGGATCTCCTCGGCCGGGCCCACGCGCTGGCGATTCTGTACTACGTGACGCGGCGGGAACAGCGACCGTGGCGATTCAACGAGTTGGAAGCGGAACTCGACATCTCGCCGAACACGCTGTCGAAACGGCTCGAGGAGTTGACCGACGCGGGCCTTCTCACGCGGCGGTCCTACGACGAGATTCCACCACGGGTCGAATACGAGGCGACGACGAAGGCCCAGGAACTGAATCCGATCTTTAAGGACCTTCACGTGTGGGCTGAACGACACTGGCCGGAGGTAAACGAGGCGTTCGAAAACGAGGAGAACTAG
- a CDS encoding DUF6069 family protein yields MPVRGGLAVVLAVLANAALVVGAETFDIAPGFQALTLPPVAFLSALGAVGATVVYGLMARYGADVDRTFIRVAGGVLILSFVPDLALLAVDPVATVLGVVLLMIMHVVVAAASVGTLVYWGRER; encoded by the coding sequence CTGCCGGTTCGCGGCGGACTCGCCGTCGTACTCGCCGTGCTCGCAAACGCGGCTCTGGTCGTCGGAGCCGAAACGTTCGATATCGCCCCCGGATTTCAGGCGTTGACGCTCCCGCCGGTCGCGTTTCTGTCGGCGCTCGGAGCGGTCGGTGCGACCGTCGTCTACGGCCTGATGGCTCGGTACGGAGCGGACGTCGACCGCACCTTCATACGCGTCGCCGGAGGTGTGTTGATCCTCTCGTTCGTTCCCGACCTCGCCTTGCTCGCTGTCGACCCGGTAGCCACTGTACTTGGGGTCGTCCTGCTCATGATCATGCACGTCGTCGTCGCCGCGGCGTCGGTCGGCACGCTCGTCTACTGGGGGCGTGAACGTTGA
- a CDS encoding Rossmann-fold NAD(P)-binding domain-containing protein codes for MGTDAAHTLLRASFFMQNLLEVHRTDVVEHDEIFVPAGDGKTSFVDARDLGEIAAIVLTESGHENRAYDLTGPEALDYHEVANVFSDVLERSITYPRPSVLEFGVRMRRRGTGLGFIVLMCGIYTTARLGLAGRVTGDSQRILGRRPRDMRAFVEAYADKFRADSETTTVSQLATSDADSSTGDDR; via the coding sequence GTGGGGACCGACGCTGCCCACACGCTGCTCCGGGCTTCGTTTTTCATGCAAAACCTCCTCGAAGTGCACCGGACCGACGTCGTCGAACACGACGAGATATTCGTCCCCGCCGGCGACGGAAAAACGAGTTTCGTCGACGCACGGGACCTCGGAGAAATCGCGGCGATCGTACTGACCGAATCGGGCCACGAAAATCGAGCCTACGACCTCACCGGCCCCGAAGCGTTGGACTATCACGAGGTCGCGAACGTCTTTAGCGACGTTCTCGAGCGGTCGATTACGTATCCGAGGCCCTCCGTGTTAGAGTTCGGTGTGCGCATGCGTCGGCGCGGAACGGGGCTGGGCTTTATCGTCCTCATGTGTGGCATCTACACGACGGCACGCCTCGGGTTAGCCGGTCGCGTTACCGGGGACAGCCAGCGGATTCTCGGTCGGCGGCCACGCGATATGCGAGCGTTCGTCGAAGCGTATGCGGACAAATTTCGGGCCGATTCCGAAACCACGACGGTCAGCCAACTGGCCACGAGTGACGCCGACTCGAGTACGGGCGACGATCGATGA